One genomic region from Drosophila busckii strain San Diego stock center, stock number 13000-0081.31 chromosome 3R, ASM1175060v1, whole genome shotgun sequence encodes:
- the LOC108602544 gene encoding 17-beta-hydroxysteroid dehydrogenase 13, translating to MRTEQALVKLQAMLAIALLAGICPLLLLVALVTKICGCLFSCCYTKQKTLAGEVALITGAAHGLGRALAIELAQRGCHIAVVDINLAGAEETVAQIKQLATVKAKAFKVNVSNYTELVELQANISQTLGTVTLLVNNAGLLLLSNSLNPAPQELQRMIDVNLTAHFWTKSIFLPAMKQLNKGYVLSISSLASIIPLPYNTSYTATKFAVTGYMKALRLELMLERQRNIKVCTVMPAFLQTNDEVTDLVARTQFDRLYPLISGEAAARRIIDGMIAGEKEIMLPGFGAVLQRILTLLPLSWQDYLLLFIANKYFMKFCELRA from the exons ATGCGTACAGAGCAAGCGCTGGTTAAACTGCAGGCCATGCTGGCCATTGCGCTATTGGCAGGCATTtgtccattgttgttgctggtggcgCTTGTTACCAAAATCTGCGGTTGCTTGTTCAGTTGTTGCTACACCAAGCAGAAAACTTTGGCAGGGGAAGTGGCTTTG ATTACTGGCGCTGCTCATGGGCTGGGGCGTGCGCTAGCCATTGAGTTGGCCCAGCGAGGTTGTCACATAGCCGTAGTCGATATTAATCTGGCCGGCGCCGAAGAAACAGTCGCGCAAATCAAACAGTTAGCGACGGTTAAGGCAAAAGCTTTTAAG gTAAATGTTAGCAATTATACTGAGCTTGTTGAGCTGCAGGCAAACATAAGCCAAACACTTGGCACTGTTACATTGCTGGTGAACAATGCTGGATTATTGCTGCTTAGCAACTCCTTGAATCCAGCGCCGCAGGAGCTGCAGCGTATGATTGATGTTAACTTAACCGCACACTTTTGG ACCAAGAGCATATTTTTGCCAGCCATGAAGCAGCTAAACAAAGGATATGTGCTCAGCATAAGCTCGCTGGCAA GCATTATTCCTCTGCCCTACAATACAAGCTATACGGCTACAAAATTTGCTGTCACTGGTTACATGAAGGCTTTGCGACTGGAACTTATGCTCGAGCGTCAGCGCAATATTAAAGTCTGCACTGTTATGCCGGCGTTTCTACAAACCAATGATGAAGTAACAGATCTTGTGGCTCGCACACAATTCGATCGCTTGTATCCTTTGATTAGCGGTGAGGCTGCTGCCAGGCGCATTATTGATGGAATGATTGCTGGCGAAAAGGAAATTATGTTGCCAGGCTTTGGAGCTGTCTTGCAGCGTATTTTAAC TCTATTACCCTTAAGCTGGCAGGActatctgctgctgtttattgcCAACAAATACTTTATGAAGTTCTGTGAATTGCGCGCTTAA
- the LOC108602234 gene encoding estradiol 17-beta-dehydrogenase 11 has protein sequence MVETATTTTITRTISNVPANSAEARPTVVVATAGGGVSGSTATPTAALSAQRNDETTRAIYNLKVIVFLLLLPFVLLAVFLKHLLDYLFGLGVKEKDVSGKVALVTGGGSGLGREICLELARRGCKLAVVDVNSKGCYETVELLSKIPRCTAKAYKNDVSSPRELQLMAAKVEKELGPVEILVNNASLMPMTSTPHLKSDEIDTILQLNLGSYIATTKEFLPKMITRKSGHLVAVNALAGLVPLPGAGIYTATKYGIMGFMASLRAELRLSDCDYVRTTVANAYLMRTSGDLPLLSDAGISRTYPGLPTPYVAEKIVKGVLLNQRMVYVPRIFALSVWLLRLLPTKWQDYMLLRFYHFDVRSAHLFYWK, from the exons ATGGTAgaaacggcaacaacaacaacaatcacacgCACAATCAGCAATGTGCCCGCAAATAGCGCTGAAGCCAGAcccactgttgttgttgctactgctggtggtggtgtaAGCGGTTCAACTGCTACGCCCACGGCTGCCTTGAGCGCCCAGCGCAACGATGAGACAACACGCGccatatataatttgaaagttattgtatttttgctgctgctgccatttgtgCTGCTCGCTgtgtttttaaaacatttgctggACTATCTGTTTGGCCTGGGCGTCAAGGAAAAGGATGTGAGCGGCAAGGTGGCGCTG GTAACTGGCGGCGGCAGTGGTTTGGGTCGAGAAATCTGTTTGGAGCTGGCCCGACGCGGTTGCAAGCTGGCAGTTGTCGATGTAAACTCAAAGGGTTGTTACGAGACAGTCGAGCTCTTATCTAAAATACCACGCTGCACAGCCAAGGCTTATAAG aaCGATGTATCTTCGCCGCgcgagctgcagctgatggCGGCCAAGGTGGAAAAGGAATTGGGCCCAGTGGAGATTTTGGTGAACAATGCCTCGCTTATGCCCATGACCTCAACGCCGCATTTGAAAAGCGATGAAATCGATACTATACTGCAGCTAAATCTGGGCTCTTATATTGCC ACTACTAAAGAGTTTCTGCCCAAGATGATAACACGCAAGTCTGGACATTTGGTTGCCGTCAATGCTTTGGCAG GTTTGGTGCCTTTGCCTGGCGCTGGCATTTATACAGCCACTAAGTATGGCATTATGGGCTTTATGGCTTCGCTGCGCGCCGAGCTGCGTCTGTCCGACTGCGATTATGTGCGCACTACTGTGGCCAATGCCTACTTGATGCGCACCAGCGGCGACTTGCCGCTGCTCAGTGATGCGGG caTATCACGCACTTATCCTGGTCTGCCCACGCCCTATGTGGCTGAGAAAATAGTCAAGGGTGTGCTGCTTAATCAACGCATGGTCTATGTGCCACGCATATTTGCGCTCAGTGTTTGGCTGTTAAG ATTGTTGCCCACCAAGTGGCAGGATTATATGCTGCTGAGATTTTATCACTTTGATGTGCGCAGcgcgcatttgttttattggaAATGA
- the LOC108602367 gene encoding putative gustatory receptor 94a: MGLFGMRLSRRPIHGQAKLVQMLLVILIIMLTLFGLFANRFSLSGRQRFVFSKKYLAYSIFVTLLFSFIYLREIYLETDYDYRDAVKLYTYMNITVAIINFVTQMFMSNQVARMMSKVPLFETLKQLHIERAAIKRSVILALIKVIGFPLVMELALMWQQKRNEPHLSLVWTLYKLLPMIISNFLNNCYFGAMIIAKNIIETINAKLRTQVQQVNFMQQAQELENRSRYYRIQQFCNFADELDNLAFIYKIVCSQATDYMALMSLSVVLSLICHLLGITVGVFNQYYAIAQTIFEHKPYDGFGALINIVFLIISLLEIMMLALLSNNILLTTQTTGSVLQELKLLEADWRYRQSVHTFSLQVVIINYRIKPMGLFEIDIALMNSVLSTVASFALILVQSDLSQRFK, encoded by the coding sequence ATGGGTCTCTTTGGCATGCGCCTATCTCGACGGCCCATACATGGACAGGCTAAGCTAGTGCAAATGCTGCTGGTTATACTTATTATAATGTTAACATTATTTGGACTCTTTGCGAATCGCTTCTCGTTGAGTGGACGTCAGCGTTTTGTCTTCTCCAAGAAATATTTGGCCTACAGCATTTTCGTGACGCTGCTCTTctcttttatttacttgcgtGAGATTTATCTGGAGACTGATTACGATTATCGCGATGCTGTCAAGCTTTATACTTATATGAACATAACGGTAGCTATAATCAATTTTGTAACTCAAATGTTTATGAGCAACCAGGTGGCACGCATGATGTCCAAAGTGCCGCTATTCGAGACCCTCAAACAGTTGCACATAGAGCGTGCTGCAATAAAACGTTCGGTTATATTGGCTTTGATCAAAGTTATTGGATTTCCACTGGTCATGGAACTGGCGCTTATGTGGCAACAAAAACGCAACGAACCGCACTTGAGTCTTGTCTGGACCTTATACAAATTGCTTCCTATGATTATATCAAATTTTTTGAACAATTGCTACTTTGGTGCCATGATTAtagccaaaaatattatagaaaCTATTAATGCCAAGCTGCGAACGCAAGTGCAACAAGTAAACTTTATGCAACAAGCGCAGGAGCTGGAGAATCGCTCCAGATACTATCGCATACAGCAGTTTTGCAATTTCGCAGATGAATTGGATAACTTGgcgtttatatataaaatagtttgctCGCAGGCAACGGACTATATGGCCTTGATGTCCTTGTCTGTAGTGTTATCCCTAATCTGTCATCTGCTTGGCATTACAGTGGGCGTCTTTAATCAATATTATGCCATCGCACAGACTATATTTGAGCACAAGCCCTACGACGGATTTGGAGCGCTCATTAATATCGTATTTCTAATCATTTCGCTGCTGGAAATTATGATGTTGGCATTGttaagcaataatattttgttgacaACTCAGACCACAGGCAGCGTGTTGCAAGAGTTGAAACTACTTGAAGCCGACTGGCGTTATCGGCAATCGGTGCACACGTTTTCGCTGCAAGTTGTCATCATCAATTACAGAATCAAGCCTATGGGTCTATTCGAAATAGATATTGCGCTTATGAACAGCGTGCTATCCACTGTGGCCAGCTTTGCTTTGATACTTGTGCAATCCGATTTGTCGCAACGCTTTAAATAA
- the LOC108602369 gene encoding cellular tumor antigen p53 — MFVDPAMSSKKESSSSGNEEDPQQANTEEMVNEPLAYLQGLNSGNLMQFSQQSLLRDMMLQDMKTKVNILPKLEDHNNGGYYFSMQLEEPHKSHWMLSLPLNKMYIRMNKTFNIEVTFKFKMPLQQLNLRAFLCFVKDVSGPLLRCQNHLSTDAATDKKMRESLLRCENPNTMYCGTATGKSIAERYSVLVPLNMCRPGIQNGELVRQTLAFSFSCQNSCFGRKETCLVFCLENMNGDILGQQVIYVKICTCPKRDRNLDERQTDAKRRKTIKSDDEENENSTNKRRSPRRPQAVIKEDHLSNDSVDSKFVPADFELSRSPNGCYVLNIQSFSSDLLVDVVDGIIGKTAVALLENTDNQNLHKYYMHLQDVKRKLLN, encoded by the exons ATGTTCGTAGATCCAGCAATGTCTTCGAAAAAAGAAAG CTCAAGTTCTGGTAACGAGGAGGATCCGCAGCAAGCGAATACAGAAGAAAT GGTTAATGAGCCTCTTGCATATCTTCAAGGACTGAAC TCGGGCAACCTGATGCAGTTCAGCCAG CAATCACTGCTGCGCGATATGATGTTGCAAGATATGAAGACAAAGGTTAACATTTTGCCAAAGCTCGAAGATCATAACAATGGTGGTTACTACTTCAGCATGCAGCTGGAAGAACCACACAAGTCTCATTGGATGTTATCGCTGCCACTAAACAAGATGTACATACGCATGAATAAGACTTTCAACATTGAAGttacattcaaattcaaaatgccattgcagcagctcaatctGCGcgcttttctttgctttgtcaAAGATGTGAGTGGACCCTTATTGCGTTGTCAGAATCATCTAAGCACAGATGCGg CTACTGATAAAAAAATGCGTGAAAGTCTGCTGCGCTGTGAGAATCCAAATACAATGTACTGCGGCACAGCAACGGGCAAAAGCATTGCGGAGAGATATTCGGTGCTGGTGCCGCTGAACATGTGTCGTCCCGGCATACAAAACGGTGAACTTGTGCGTCAGACACTCGCCTTTAGCTTCTCCTGTCAGAACTCTTGCTTTGGCCGCAAGGAAACCTGTTTGGTCTTCTGCTTGGAAAACATGAA CGGCGACATACTGGGACAACAggttatttatgtaaaaatttgCACTTGTCCCAAGCGCGATCGAAACTTGGATGAACGTCAAACGGACGCTAAAAGACGCAAAACTATTAAATCCGATGACGAAGAGaatgaaaattcaacaaaCAAACGCCGTAGTCCACGACGTCCTCAAGCAGTAATCAAGGAAGATCATCTGAGCAATGATAGCGTTGATAGCAAATTTGTGCCAGCTGACTTTGAATTATCGCGTTCTCCTAATGGATGTTATGTGCTCAACATTCAATCTTTCAGTAGTGATTTATTGGTTGATGTAGTCGATGGAATTATTGGCAAGACGGCTGTGGCTCTTCTGGAGAATACGGATAATCAAAATCTGCATAAGTATTATATGCACTTACAAGATGTTAAACGTAAGttgttaaactaa